A stretch of the Hydrogenimonas thermophila genome encodes the following:
- a CDS encoding TolC family protein, with amino-acid sequence MKILKKFIIISLIGLEALYSQTITLKTAINKTLLNHPDIKAFMLRIQQSEQNYNAVYTSYLPQLDLLATYNPTKTYTIQNSGVFHTTQESGWSLGVTLHQKVWDFGTTSSIVQSSKVDVDIAKESLAEAKALLIFKVKSLYKLLIIQREAIKVREKDLEAKKAYLAQAKALFEQGLKTKADVNRFLSAVYAAEDALSFTKASFKKVKVSLSLYMGMKIDDSVKLQNSILKKKLKINKNLEYKVVENNNKIKIDRLNIQKNQLIYKSAKISHFGSIDLVASYYKYDALNNYNLSSVGISYSVPIYTSGKLTALEQKARIGKIIAQKEKDSDILALKEEYHSLLIDIEHYNQTIKTKKAQLSSAKSTQEELNARYKEGLATYLDILDNIAIVLNAKLEILEAYYSRSIAFDRIEYLKGKL; translated from the coding sequence TTGAAAATTTTAAAAAAATTCATAATTATTTCTCTTATTGGATTAGAGGCTCTCTATTCTCAAACAATAACTTTAAAAACAGCTATCAATAAAACACTCTTAAATCATCCAGATATCAAAGCTTTTATGCTTCGTATTCAACAATCAGAGCAAAATTATAATGCTGTATATACAAGTTATTTGCCACAACTTGATTTATTAGCAACTTATAACCCAACAAAAACTTATACTATTCAAAATAGTGGAGTATTTCATACAACTCAAGAGAGTGGATGGAGCCTTGGAGTAACGTTGCATCAAAAAGTATGGGATTTTGGTACAACATCATCTATTGTACAAAGTAGTAAAGTTGATGTGGATATTGCCAAAGAATCATTAGCTGAAGCAAAAGCACTATTGATTTTCAAAGTTAAATCCCTTTACAAACTTTTAATTATTCAAAGAGAAGCTATTAAAGTAAGAGAGAAAGATCTTGAAGCAAAAAAAGCTTATCTTGCTCAAGCTAAAGCACTATTTGAACAAGGACTTAAAACTAAAGCAGATGTTAATCGCTTTCTATCTGCTGTTTATGCCGCAGAAGATGCTTTATCTTTTACTAAAGCATCTTTTAAAAAAGTAAAAGTCTCACTTTCATTATATATGGGAATGAAAATTGATGATAGTGTTAAACTGCAAAACTCTATTTTAAAGAAAAAATTGAAAATAAATAAAAATTTGGAGTATAAAGTAGTTGAAAATAATAATAAAATTAAAATTGATAGACTAAATATACAAAAGAATCAATTAATTTATAAGTCTGCTAAAATTTCACATTTTGGTAGCATAGATCTTGTTGCTTCTTACTATAAATATGATGCTCTAAACAACTATAACTTAAGTTCTGTTGGAATAAGCTATAGTGTTCCTATTTATACAAGTGGAAAATTAACTGCTTTAGAACAAAAAGCACGTATTGGAAAGATAATTGCACAAAAAGAGAAAGATTCTGATATCTTAGCACTAAAAGAGGAGTACCACTCTCTTTTAATAGATATAGAGCATTATAATCAGACAATAAAAACTAAAAAAGCTCAACTATCTTCAGCAAAAAGTACACAAGAAGAGTTAAATGCCCGTTATAAAGAGGGATTAGCAACATATTTAGATATCTTGGATAATATTGCCATTGTATTAAATGCAAAATTAGAGATATTAGAAGCTTACTACTCAAGAAGTATTGCTTTTGATAGAATAGAATACTTAAAAGGGAAACTATAA